One window from the genome of Salvelinus sp. IW2-2015 unplaced genomic scaffold, ASM291031v2 Un_scaffold1462, whole genome shotgun sequence encodes:
- the terf2ip gene encoding telomeric repeat-binding factor 2-interacting protein 1 isoform X1 produces MSSRLGGRSSPISPVLFLTVDGEPMRFFLRPGPTKVHLQPIIKAGGGLVCRAQEPGAFLLIDPEEMGSVAGSAAHWYVSTQYIRDCMETNQQLEVEDYRFKPDNVKVKVQTRSEKQSVGNRGRMCYTLKEDKAIMTYICEHKRESRGNRIWQEMAKNGLTCHSWQSMRDRYLKQLIHRQPEPRDSRGRNKTVATAASEENGGNSSEKEREKDIPIQTSSLQKESPQPDIITPSAQESDASKTSSESQLPQASSSSDTGLQLPQMSPQKDQAQCCPEGPGTEESTVEPERDPSPQLEPPADPAQSDTATPQRVPSKRLHQPSPPGGKHTHPQTEEAAAIPSLKRARLNSGAVAEVLEKRDSAVTSGEKATTSNTTEGQLGKKKANKRKLGILESAVREFEGSDESGDEDDDETPDLTEIAGPPPAPVPGPGRETQTPVAAPQTGNISAQIQPQPAAQEKSSETQPEGQLPDASGPAMSGSAPNAPATSIHVPKDPAIPSTSAVPHLFLFERDSQQAEEEEPSQPFTQLQLQEAKQLVLSLMRESKLGLVAVTKALLKNSGDVSAALRDPLMMPNGTEFGRALDGNVMTTACCCQLILRNSRRSLGKRAWPRGWRSSMQSDIGGSIVCDVVLFRTNHRTFPPPKNYTHRSSTFFEV; encoded by the exons ATGTCGTCCAGATTAGGAGGTAggtcctctcccatctcccctgtCCTGTTCCTGACGGTAGACGGTGAACCCATGCGATTCTTCCTGCGTCCCGGCCCCACCAAGGTTCACCTGCAGCCCATCATCAAGGCAGGCGGAGGCCTGGTGTGCAGGGCCCAGGAGCCTGGGGCTTTCCTACTGATAGACCCAGAGGAGATGGGGTCCGTTGCGGGTTCGGCAGCCCACTGGTACGTGTCCACCCAGTACATCCGGGACTGTATGGAGACGAATCAGCAGCTGGAGGTGGAGGATTACCGCTTCAAGCCTGACAACGTAAAG gtgaaagtccagaccaggtcagaGAAACAGAGCGTAGGTAACAGGGGACGCATGTGCTACACTCTGAAAGAGGATAAGGCCATTATGACGTACATCTGTGAGCACAAGCGTGAGTCGCGTGGGAACAGGATATGGCAGGAGATGGCGAAGAATGGTCTGACCTGTCACAGCTGGCAGTCGATGAGGGACCGTTACCTTAAACAGCTCATTCACAGACAACCTGAGCCTCGGGACAGCAGGGGAAGGAACAAAACTGTCGCTACTGCTGCATCGGAGGAGAACGGAGGGAACTcgtctgagaaagagagagagaaagacatcccAATACAGACCTCCTCACTTCAGAAAGAATCACCACAGCCTGATATTATTACGCCGTCGGCCCAAGAGTCAGACGCCTCAAAGACTTCCTCTGAATCCCAACTCCCTcaggcatcatcatcatcagacaCTGGTCTTCAACTCCCACAGATGTCCCCTCAGAAAGACCAGGCTCAGTGCTGTCCTGAAGGACCGGGAACAGAGGAATCAACTGTGGAACCAGAGAGAGATCCCTCGCCCCAACTAGAGCCACCAGCAGACCCTGCCCAGTCTGACACTGCAACACCACAGCGGGTCCCTTCTAAGAGACTCCACCAGCCCTCTCCTCCTGggggcaaacacacacatccccagaCTGAGGAGGCAGCAGCCATCCCGTCACTTAAAAGAGCCAGGTTAAATAGTGGAGCAGTGGCAGAGGTCCTGGAGAAAAGGGATTCAGCTGTTACGTCAG GAGAGAAGGCAACAACTTCCAACACGACAGAGGGGCAGCTGGGAAAGAAAAAGGCCAACAAGCGAAAACTGGGCATCCTCGAGAGTGCAGTTAGAGAATTCGAGGGGTCAGATGAG TCAGGGGATGAGGATGACGATGaaactccagacctgactgagaTTGCTGGCCCTCCCCCTGCACCAGTCCCAGGACCAGGCCGGGAGACCCAGACACCAGTAGCTGCCCCCCAGACAGGGAATATCTCTGCTCAGATACAGCCCCAGCCTGCTGCCCAAGAGAAGAGCTCAGAGACCCAGCCTGAGGGCCAACTACCTGATGCCAGTGGCCCCGCAATGAGTGGATCGGCCCCAAATGCACCTGCAACGAGTATCCATGTCCCGAAAGACCCTGCTATCCCGTCCACTTCTGCAGTTCCTCACCTGTTCCTGTTTGAGCGTGACTCCCAACAG GCGGAGGAAGAGGAGCCTTCCCAGCCCTTCACCCAACTCCAGCTCCAGGAGGCCAAGCAGCTGGTCCTCAGCCTGATGAGGGAATCCAAACTGGGGCTGGTCGCTGTCACCAAGGCACTCCTGAAAAACAGTGGAGATGTCTCCGCTGCCCTGAGAGACCCACTGATGATGCCTAAC GGGACGGAGTTCGGCAGGGCCCTCGATGGGAACGTCATGACGACCGCCTGTTGCTGTCAGCTGATCCTTCGGAACTCCAGAAGAAGTTTGGGGAAGAGGGCGTGGCCAAGAGGATGGCGTTCCTCGATGCAGAGTGACATTGGGGGTTCAATAGTATGCGACGTTGTGTTGTTCAGAACAAACCATCGCACGTTtccaccccccaaaaattataCGCACCGTTCTTCAACATTCTTTGAGGTATGA
- the terf2ip gene encoding telomeric repeat-binding factor 2-interacting protein 1 isoform X2 has translation MSSRLGGRSSPISPVLFLTVDGEPMRFFLRPGPTKVHLQPIIKAGGGLVCRAQEPGAFLLIDPEEMGSVAGSAAHWYVSTQYIRDCMETNQQLEVEDYRFKPDNVKVKVQTRSEKQSVGNRGRMCYTLKEDKAIMTYICEHKRESRGNRIWQEMAKNGLTCHSWQSMRDRYLKQLIHRQPEPRDSRGRNKTVATAASEENGGNSSEKEREKDIPIQTSSLQKESPQPDIITPSAQESDASKTSSESQLPQASSSSDTGLQLPQMSPQKDQAQCCPEGPGTEESTVEPERDPSPQLEPPADPAQSDTATPQRVPSKRLHQPSPPGGKHTHPQTEEAAAIPSLKRARLNSGAVAEVLEKRDSAVTSGEKATTSNTTEGQLGKKKANKRKLGILESAVREFEGSDESGDEDDDETPDLTEIAGPPPAPVPGPGRETQTPVAAPQTGNISAQIQPQPAAQEKSSETQPEGQLPDASGPAMSGSAPNAPATSIHVPKDPAIPSTSAVPHLFLFERDSQQAEEEEPSQPFTQLQLQEAKQLVLSLMRESKLGLVAVTKALLKNSGDVSAALRDPLMMPNVGDGVRQGPRWERHDDRLLLSADPSELQKKFGEEGVAKRMAFLDAE, from the exons ATGTCGTCCAGATTAGGAGGTAggtcctctcccatctcccctgtCCTGTTCCTGACGGTAGACGGTGAACCCATGCGATTCTTCCTGCGTCCCGGCCCCACCAAGGTTCACCTGCAGCCCATCATCAAGGCAGGCGGAGGCCTGGTGTGCAGGGCCCAGGAGCCTGGGGCTTTCCTACTGATAGACCCAGAGGAGATGGGGTCCGTTGCGGGTTCGGCAGCCCACTGGTACGTGTCCACCCAGTACATCCGGGACTGTATGGAGACGAATCAGCAGCTGGAGGTGGAGGATTACCGCTTCAAGCCTGACAACGTAAAG gtgaaagtccagaccaggtcagaGAAACAGAGCGTAGGTAACAGGGGACGCATGTGCTACACTCTGAAAGAGGATAAGGCCATTATGACGTACATCTGTGAGCACAAGCGTGAGTCGCGTGGGAACAGGATATGGCAGGAGATGGCGAAGAATGGTCTGACCTGTCACAGCTGGCAGTCGATGAGGGACCGTTACCTTAAACAGCTCATTCACAGACAACCTGAGCCTCGGGACAGCAGGGGAAGGAACAAAACTGTCGCTACTGCTGCATCGGAGGAGAACGGAGGGAACTcgtctgagaaagagagagagaaagacatcccAATACAGACCTCCTCACTTCAGAAAGAATCACCACAGCCTGATATTATTACGCCGTCGGCCCAAGAGTCAGACGCCTCAAAGACTTCCTCTGAATCCCAACTCCCTcaggcatcatcatcatcagacaCTGGTCTTCAACTCCCACAGATGTCCCCTCAGAAAGACCAGGCTCAGTGCTGTCCTGAAGGACCGGGAACAGAGGAATCAACTGTGGAACCAGAGAGAGATCCCTCGCCCCAACTAGAGCCACCAGCAGACCCTGCCCAGTCTGACACTGCAACACCACAGCGGGTCCCTTCTAAGAGACTCCACCAGCCCTCTCCTCCTGggggcaaacacacacatccccagaCTGAGGAGGCAGCAGCCATCCCGTCACTTAAAAGAGCCAGGTTAAATAGTGGAGCAGTGGCAGAGGTCCTGGAGAAAAGGGATTCAGCTGTTACGTCAG GAGAGAAGGCAACAACTTCCAACACGACAGAGGGGCAGCTGGGAAAGAAAAAGGCCAACAAGCGAAAACTGGGCATCCTCGAGAGTGCAGTTAGAGAATTCGAGGGGTCAGATGAG TCAGGGGATGAGGATGACGATGaaactccagacctgactgagaTTGCTGGCCCTCCCCCTGCACCAGTCCCAGGACCAGGCCGGGAGACCCAGACACCAGTAGCTGCCCCCCAGACAGGGAATATCTCTGCTCAGATACAGCCCCAGCCTGCTGCCCAAGAGAAGAGCTCAGAGACCCAGCCTGAGGGCCAACTACCTGATGCCAGTGGCCCCGCAATGAGTGGATCGGCCCCAAATGCACCTGCAACGAGTATCCATGTCCCGAAAGACCCTGCTATCCCGTCCACTTCTGCAGTTCCTCACCTGTTCCTGTTTGAGCGTGACTCCCAACAG GCGGAGGAAGAGGAGCCTTCCCAGCCCTTCACCCAACTCCAGCTCCAGGAGGCCAAGCAGCTGGTCCTCAGCCTGATGAGGGAATCCAAACTGGGGCTGGTCGCTGTCACCAAGGCACTCCTGAAAAACAGTGGAGATGTCTCCGCTGCCCTGAGAGACCCACTGATGATGCCTAACGTAG GGGACGGAGTTCGGCAGGGCCCTCGATGGGAACGTCATGACGACCGCCTGTTGCTGTCAGCTGATCCTTCGGAACTCCAGAAGAAGTTTGGGGAAGAGGGCGTGGCCAAGAGGATGGCGTTCCTCGATGCAGAGTGA